The Microbacterium sp. Nx66 genome contains a region encoding:
- the hemL gene encoding glutamate-1-semialdehyde 2,1-aminomutase, which yields MTDRNDDLFSAARAVIPGGVNSPVRAYGSVGGTPRFLASARGATVTDAAGREYVDLVASWGPALLGHAHPEVVAAVQEAATRGLSFGAPTEGEVELAALIADRVRFGEIRPVERVRLVSTGTEATMTAIRLARGATGRDLLVKFAGHYHGHSDGLLAEAGSGVATLALPGSAGVPAPIAAQTLVIRYNDPEALAAVFAEHGPRIAAVIVEASAANMGVVPPLPGFNRLIAETAHAHGALMILDEVLTGFRVHPAGFWGLQAEAGENYLPDILTFGKVVGGGMPLAALGGRAEVMDLLAPLGPVYQAGTLSGNPLSVAAGLATLRLATPEVYATVDAAAARVSSALDRALGEAGVTHALASAGNLFSASFRASAPRDYAEAQAQESFRYAAFFHAMREHGVALPPSVFEAWFLTAAHGEDELQRIEEALPHAARAALTARP from the coding sequence ATGACCGACCGCAATGACGACCTTTTCTCTGCCGCCCGAGCGGTGATCCCCGGTGGGGTGAACTCTCCGGTGCGCGCCTACGGGTCGGTCGGCGGGACGCCCCGGTTCCTCGCCTCGGCGCGTGGTGCCACCGTGACCGACGCCGCGGGCCGCGAGTACGTCGACCTCGTCGCGTCCTGGGGCCCCGCGCTGCTCGGTCACGCGCATCCGGAGGTCGTCGCCGCGGTACAGGAGGCCGCGACCCGCGGGCTCTCCTTCGGCGCGCCGACCGAGGGGGAGGTCGAGCTCGCCGCGCTCATCGCCGACCGCGTGCGCTTCGGCGAGATCCGTCCCGTGGAGCGCGTCCGTCTCGTCTCGACGGGCACCGAGGCCACCATGACCGCGATCCGTCTCGCCCGCGGCGCGACCGGCCGCGATCTGCTCGTGAAGTTCGCCGGTCACTATCACGGCCACTCCGACGGCCTGCTCGCGGAAGCCGGATCCGGGGTCGCCACGCTGGCGCTTCCCGGTTCGGCCGGCGTGCCCGCGCCGATCGCCGCGCAGACGCTCGTGATCCGCTACAACGACCCGGAGGCGCTCGCCGCCGTCTTCGCCGAGCACGGCCCGCGGATCGCGGCCGTCATCGTCGAGGCCTCGGCGGCGAACATGGGCGTCGTCCCTCCGCTGCCGGGCTTCAACCGCCTCATCGCGGAGACCGCCCACGCGCACGGCGCCCTCATGATCCTCGACGAGGTCCTCACCGGATTCCGGGTGCACCCGGCGGGCTTCTGGGGACTCCAGGCGGAGGCGGGGGAGAACTACCTGCCCGACATCCTCACCTTCGGGAAGGTCGTCGGCGGCGGTATGCCGCTGGCGGCCCTCGGCGGTCGTGCCGAAGTCATGGACCTTCTGGCGCCGCTCGGCCCGGTCTACCAGGCGGGCACGCTCTCCGGGAACCCGCTGTCGGTGGCCGCGGGCCTGGCCACGCTGCGACTCGCGACGCCCGAGGTCTACGCGACCGTCGACGCCGCAGCCGCTCGGGTGTCGTCGGCGCTGGACCGCGCGCTCGGCGAGGCCGGCGTCACCCACGCTCTGGCGTCCGCCGGCAACCTCTTCAGCGCGTCTTTCCGGGCCTCCGCTCCGCGCGACTACGCCGAGGCGCAGGCGCAGGAGTCTTTCCGGTACGCCGCGTTCTTCCACGCGATGCGCGAGCACGGGGTCGCGCTGCCGCCGAGCGTCTTCGAGGCCTGGTTCCTCACCGCCGCGCACGGCGAGGACGAGCTCCAGCGCATCGAGGAAGCCCTGCCGCACGCCGCCCGGGCCGCCCTCACCGCGCGTCCCTGA
- a CDS encoding ATP-binding cassette domain-containing protein, translating into MPEGQVLEFTNVTKRFNEVTAVSDFSARVEPGAVTAFLGPNGAGKTTTLRILLGQVRPTSGTATIGGVAYAELRQPLRTIGAVLEETAYRPRRTASRQLTIAAKANGIRLARVDEVISLVGLEGEADTRIGGFSLGMRQRLSVAHALLGDPGALVFDEPANGLDPEGIRWMRLLMRRLADEGRTVLVSSHVLSEIEQVADHVLVLSKGRLVLSSGIETLADPAGGSVVVDSVDRPGLTTALVAAGFDIEVLRSGLTVRGTDASRVGAVAADAGIALSTLVQRGPTLEDVFIDLMRGGRFDTAPALAPSEDASTGTETVTTGDAAAGAAASALAAGGAAALADDLSTEIPGDAAATGSGDDDETAGAEGPVDDETTQLVTVVETAAGDETVQVIPVVEETAALTLSDAEEETGAEPDTASDAESDSSRSFDDILFGAPAPVPATESPRRSFAALFAASSAEMADEDTAEARTSPEQSAGQDAPAPGESDETTPAASVPADGAEIEGPEAPSDIDAADDTTGTEDAESAADEPEPAGVEFFSELDAASGWNDETATADTTQPAEASDPATDDEDPRSAAVSSMLAAAARAYYEDEPRDYPLASAEGDAPTEATPSEEQPSSDGESSEEPGAHAPGQEQAPDAQADDDHGAHSDENHG; encoded by the coding sequence ATGCCCGAAGGACAGGTGCTCGAGTTCACGAATGTGACGAAGCGCTTCAACGAGGTGACGGCCGTCTCGGACTTCTCCGCACGGGTCGAGCCCGGCGCGGTCACCGCTTTCCTCGGCCCCAACGGCGCGGGCAAGACGACGACCCTGCGCATCCTGCTCGGCCAGGTGCGCCCCACGTCCGGCACCGCCACGATCGGCGGCGTCGCATACGCCGAACTGCGCCAGCCGCTGCGCACCATCGGCGCGGTCCTGGAGGAGACGGCCTACCGGCCGCGCCGCACCGCGAGTCGTCAGCTCACCATCGCCGCGAAGGCCAACGGCATCCGCCTCGCCCGCGTCGACGAGGTGATCTCCCTGGTCGGCCTGGAGGGCGAAGCGGACACGCGCATCGGCGGGTTCTCGCTCGGCATGCGCCAGCGCCTCAGCGTCGCCCACGCGCTGCTCGGCGACCCCGGAGCGCTCGTGTTCGACGAGCCGGCGAACGGTCTCGACCCCGAGGGCATCCGCTGGATGCGTCTGCTGATGCGTCGCCTCGCCGACGAAGGCCGCACGGTGCTGGTCTCGTCCCACGTGCTCAGCGAGATCGAGCAGGTCGCCGACCACGTCCTCGTGCTCTCCAAGGGGCGCCTCGTGCTGTCGAGCGGCATCGAGACCCTCGCCGATCCGGCCGGCGGCTCGGTGGTCGTCGACTCCGTCGATCGCCCGGGCCTCACGACCGCGCTGGTCGCCGCCGGGTTCGACATCGAGGTGCTCCGCTCCGGCCTGACCGTGCGCGGCACCGACGCGAGCCGAGTGGGTGCCGTGGCTGCGGATGCCGGTATCGCTCTGAGCACGCTCGTGCAGCGCGGCCCGACGCTGGAGGACGTCTTCATCGATCTCATGCGCGGCGGCCGGTTCGACACCGCTCCGGCGCTCGCACCGTCGGAAGACGCTTCGACCGGGACCGAGACGGTCACGACAGGCGATGCGGCCGCCGGTGCCGCCGCCTCCGCTCTCGCGGCCGGCGGTGCCGCGGCTCTCGCCGATGACCTCAGCACGGAGATCCCCGGCGATGCCGCGGCCACCGGGTCCGGCGACGATGACGAGACGGCGGGAGCCGAGGGCCCGGTCGACGACGAGACCACCCAGCTCGTGACCGTGGTCGAGACCGCTGCGGGCGACGAGACCGTCCAGGTCATCCCCGTGGTCGAGGAGACCGCGGCGCTGACGTTGAGCGATGCCGAGGAGGAGACGGGCGCGGAGCCCGACACCGCGTCCGACGCGGAGTCCGACTCCTCGCGTTCGTTCGACGACATCCTCTTCGGCGCTCCCGCGCCGGTGCCCGCGACCGAGTCCCCGCGACGCTCTTTCGCCGCCCTGTTCGCGGCATCCTCCGCCGAGATGGCGGACGAAGACACGGCGGAGGCGCGCACGTCGCCCGAGCAGTCGGCGGGACAGGACGCTCCCGCCCCAGGGGAGTCGGACGAGACGACACCCGCCGCGTCCGTCCCCGCAGATGGAGCCGAGATCGAGGGCCCCGAGGCTCCGTCTGACATCGACGCCGCCGACGACACGACCGGCACCGAGGACGCGGAGTCCGCGGCCGACGAACCGGAGCCCGCGGGCGTGGAGTTCTTCTCCGAGCTCGACGCCGCGTCCGGGTGGAACGACGAGACCGCGACGGCCGACACGACGCAGCCGGCAGAGGCATCCGATCCCGCGACCGACGACGAGGACCCGCGATCCGCGGCCGTGAGCTCCATGCTCGCCGCCGCCGCCCGCGCTTACTACGAGGACGAGCCCCGGGACTACCCGCTCGCGTCCGCGGAGGGCGACGCCCCCACCGAGGCCACCCCGTCCGAGGAGCAGCCATCCTCGGATGGCGAGTCCTCGGAGGAGCCCGGTGCGCACGCTCCGGGTCAGGAGCAGGCGCCCGACGCGCAGGCGGACGACGACCACGGCGCGCACTCCGACGAGAACCACGGCTGA
- a CDS encoding enoyl-CoA hydratase/isomerase family protein: protein MTDTPAAPRVLIRTEGALGRLTLNRPEAINALDEDMIAAITTALVAWRDDSDVQIVLIDGEGERGMCAGGDVRRLHSQITSGHPEQSAEFFRREYAMNAMIAEYPKPVVALADGITMGGGIGLAGHAAIRVVTERSKLAMPETRIGFTPDVGGTWLLGRAPGRLGEYLGLTGATMNGADAVYAGFADHFVPSDRLDALREALAYRADPTSPSEIVLLFDETPEPSALPDAREWIDEVFAASTVPEILERLRALGTDEAAAVADLLDGLAPTGLVVTLDAVREARGMSGLRAALEGEYRRVLWFVNEHPDLVEGIRAQVVDKDRNPKWQPASLAELGPDAGAAARDYVPQPALF, encoded by the coding sequence GTGACCGATACCCCCGCCGCGCCCCGTGTCCTCATCCGCACCGAAGGAGCGCTGGGGCGGCTCACGCTCAACCGCCCTGAGGCGATCAATGCGCTCGACGAGGACATGATCGCGGCCATCACGACGGCGCTCGTCGCGTGGCGCGACGATTCCGACGTGCAGATCGTCCTCATCGACGGCGAGGGTGAGCGCGGCATGTGCGCGGGCGGCGACGTGCGCCGCCTGCACAGCCAGATCACGTCCGGTCATCCGGAGCAGTCCGCAGAGTTCTTCCGCCGGGAGTACGCGATGAACGCCATGATCGCGGAGTACCCGAAGCCCGTGGTCGCGCTCGCCGACGGCATCACCATGGGCGGCGGCATCGGTCTCGCGGGGCACGCCGCGATCCGCGTGGTCACCGAGCGCTCGAAGCTCGCCATGCCGGAAACCCGGATCGGCTTCACGCCCGACGTCGGCGGCACGTGGCTGCTGGGGCGGGCGCCGGGACGGCTCGGCGAATACCTCGGTCTCACCGGGGCCACGATGAACGGTGCCGACGCCGTGTACGCGGGCTTCGCCGACCACTTCGTCCCCTCCGACCGCCTCGACGCGCTGCGCGAGGCTCTGGCGTACCGCGCCGATCCGACGAGCCCGAGCGAGATCGTCCTGCTCTTCGACGAGACGCCGGAGCCGTCCGCGCTCCCCGACGCGCGGGAGTGGATCGACGAGGTCTTCGCCGCCTCGACCGTGCCCGAGATCCTGGAGCGGCTGCGTGCGCTCGGCACCGATGAAGCGGCCGCCGTCGCCGACCTGCTCGACGGACTGGCCCCGACCGGCCTCGTCGTGACCCTCGACGCCGTGCGGGAGGCGCGGGGGATGAGTGGGCTTCGTGCCGCGCTCGAAGGCGAGTACCGCCGGGTGCTGTGGTTCGTGAACGAGCACCCCGACCTGGTGGAGGGCATCCGGGCGCAGGTGGTCGACAAGGACCGCAACCCGAAGTGGCAGCCGGCCTCCCTCGCCGAGCTCGGCCCCGACGCCGGGGCGGCCGCGCGGGACTACGTTCCGCAGCCCGCGCTGTTCTGA
- a CDS encoding ABC transporter ATP-binding protein, producing MSEQDPSTSSGTQGAGPSTGSGTQGAGPSTGSGTQGAGSETQGAGSGTQGAAARRRGRGKAPAPTTERELTAEEQYEAELAEQARQHSGDWDSVAPGKADNFGKSFARMIGLLKPSAVWFVFVSILGAIGVVLTVAAPKVLAEATNIVYRGFISIQLGQPSGDFPGFPAGTPQDVVVDALRDAGQTDFANQVGALGDFRVGDGIDFDALRWVIAAVLAIYVVAAFLSWLQGYVINVIMVRTMWRLREAVEAKINRLPLAYFDKVQRGELISRVTNDIDNITQTMQQSLSGALTAVLTVVGVLVMMFSISWQLALVALVALPLMGVIFGVIGPRSQKAFGTQWRKVGRLNARVEEAFSGHALVKVFGREQDALDKFKAENEELFQASFKAQFLSGIIMPAMTFVGSLTYVGIAVLGGLMVASGQLRLGDVQAFIQYSQQFTQPLSELGGMAAVVQSGTASAERVFDLLDSDEQEADAPDAPALREGEGVIEFENVSFSYSPERPLITDLSFRVEPGQTVAIVGPTGAGKTTLVNLIMRFYELSGGRITLDGQDISTITRDELRSRTGMVLQDPWLFAGSIRENIRYGRSTATDEEVLAAAKATYVDRFVHALPDGYDTVLDEDASNVSAGERQLITIARAFVAQPSILILDEATSAVDTRTELLLQNAMAALRHGRTSFVIAHRLSTIRDADLILVMEHGDIVEKGTHDELIAAQGAYWRLYQSQFEQAATDLDAEAALTGSSPVVVTGEADAEASAEAQAADAVAGAAVGAQVPAAESAAAQALLDDGADGSTPRA from the coding sequence ATGAGCGAGCAGGACCCTTCGACAAGCTCAGGGACCCAGGGGGCGGGCCCTTCGACAGGCTCAGGGACCCAGGGGGCGGGCCCTTCGACAGGCTCAGGGACCCAGGGTGCGGGGTCAGAGACCCAGGGGGCGGGGTCAGGGACCCAGGGGGCAGCGGCGCGGCGCCGCGGGCGAGGGAAGGCCCCGGCTCCCACGACCGAGCGGGAGCTCACCGCCGAGGAGCAGTACGAGGCGGAGCTCGCCGAGCAGGCTCGGCAGCACTCCGGCGACTGGGACAGCGTCGCACCGGGCAAGGCCGACAACTTCGGCAAGAGCTTCGCCCGGATGATCGGGCTGCTCAAGCCCTCTGCCGTCTGGTTCGTCTTCGTGTCGATCCTCGGAGCGATCGGGGTCGTGCTGACCGTCGCCGCGCCGAAGGTGCTCGCCGAGGCGACGAACATCGTCTACCGCGGCTTCATCTCCATCCAGCTCGGCCAGCCGAGCGGCGACTTCCCCGGATTCCCGGCGGGGACGCCGCAGGACGTGGTGGTCGACGCGCTGCGTGATGCCGGACAGACCGACTTCGCGAACCAGGTGGGAGCGCTCGGCGACTTCCGGGTCGGCGACGGCATCGACTTCGACGCCCTGCGCTGGGTGATCGCGGCGGTCCTCGCGATCTACGTCGTGGCCGCGTTCCTCAGCTGGCTGCAGGGGTACGTCATCAACGTCATCATGGTCCGCACCATGTGGCGCCTGCGTGAGGCCGTCGAGGCGAAGATCAACCGGTTGCCGCTGGCGTACTTCGACAAGGTGCAGCGCGGCGAGCTGATCTCCCGCGTGACGAACGACATCGACAACATCACGCAGACCATGCAGCAGTCGCTGTCTGGTGCCCTGACCGCCGTGCTGACGGTGGTCGGCGTGCTCGTGATGATGTTCTCGATCTCGTGGCAGCTCGCACTCGTGGCCCTCGTGGCGCTTCCGCTCATGGGAGTGATCTTCGGCGTCATCGGTCCGCGGTCGCAGAAGGCCTTCGGCACGCAGTGGCGTAAGGTCGGGCGGCTCAACGCCCGGGTCGAGGAGGCCTTCTCCGGCCACGCCCTGGTCAAGGTGTTCGGCCGCGAGCAGGACGCCCTGGACAAGTTCAAGGCCGAGAACGAGGAGCTGTTCCAGGCGAGCTTCAAGGCGCAGTTCCTCTCGGGCATCATCATGCCCGCGATGACCTTCGTCGGCAGCCTCACCTATGTCGGCATCGCGGTGCTCGGCGGCCTCATGGTCGCGAGCGGGCAGCTGCGCCTCGGCGACGTGCAGGCGTTCATCCAGTACTCGCAGCAGTTCACGCAGCCGCTGTCCGAGCTGGGCGGCATGGCTGCGGTCGTGCAGTCCGGCACGGCGTCGGCGGAGCGGGTGTTCGATCTGCTCGACTCCGACGAGCAGGAGGCCGATGCCCCCGACGCCCCCGCGCTCCGCGAGGGCGAGGGCGTGATCGAGTTCGAGAACGTCTCCTTCTCGTACTCGCCCGAGCGTCCCCTCATCACCGATCTGTCCTTCCGGGTGGAACCGGGGCAGACCGTGGCGATCGTCGGCCCCACGGGTGCGGGTAAGACGACGCTCGTGAACCTCATCATGCGGTTCTACGAGCTCAGTGGCGGACGGATCACGCTCGACGGTCAGGACATCTCGACCATCACGCGCGACGAGCTGCGCTCCCGCACCGGCATGGTGCTCCAGGACCCCTGGCTCTTCGCCGGGAGCATCCGCGAGAACATCCGCTACGGCCGTTCGACCGCGACGGACGAGGAGGTGCTGGCCGCGGCGAAGGCGACCTACGTCGACCGCTTCGTGCACGCGCTTCCGGACGGGTACGACACCGTGCTCGACGAGGACGCGTCGAACGTCTCGGCCGGTGAGCGCCAGCTCATCACGATCGCGCGGGCCTTCGTGGCGCAGCCGTCGATCCTCATCCTGGATGAGGCCACCTCGGCGGTCGACACCCGCACCGAGCTGCTGCTGCAGAACGCGATGGCGGCGCTCCGGCACGGACGGACCTCGTTCGTCATCGCGCACCGTCTGTCGACCATCCGCGACGCCGATCTCATCCTCGTGATGGAGCACGGCGACATCGTGGAGAAGGGCACGCATGACGAGCTCATCGCGGCGCAGGGCGCGTACTGGCGGCTGTACCAGTCGCAGTTCGAGCAGGCGGCGACCGACCTCGATGCGGAAGCGGCTCTCACCGGCTCGTCTCCGGTGGTCGTGACCGGCGAGGCGGACGCGGAAGCCAGTGCCGAGGCGCAGGCGGCGGACGCCGTGGCGGGAGCAGCCGTCGGCGCCCAGGTTCCGGCGGCCGAGTCCGCAGCAGCGCAGGCGCTTCTCGACGACGGCGCGGACGGCTCCACGCCCCGCGCCTGA
- a CDS encoding ABC transporter ATP-binding protein encodes MLGKLLLRYLSRYKWLLVAVLVFQFASAAATLYLPRLNADIIDKGVAQGDTAYIWRTGLFMLAVSLGQIVASVIATFFAARAAMGAGRDIRADVFGKVSGFSEREVSQFGAGSLITRNTNDVQQVQMLAMMGATMLVTAPLLAIGGIIFAVQTNAGLSWLIAVSVPVLLLLAALVIGRMVPLFRSYQGKLDNVNRIMREQLTGVRVVRAFVRERIEEERFRGANTDIMVVGRKVGSLFVLLFPLFMLILNVTVVAVIWFGGIEVNNGTVQVGTLFAFMQYIGQIMGGVIMASFMAMMIPRAAVSAERIGEVLNTESTMTRPADGVTVFPTPGAVAFDDVSFTYPGADAPVLTGISFAAEPGETVAVVGSTGSGKTTLVSLIPRLFDVSGGSVHVGGTDVRNADVEALWDSIGLVPQRPFLFTGTVASNLRYGREDATDEELWHALEIAQGRDFVEEMPDGLNSRIAQGGTNVSGGQRQRLAIARAIVHRPQVLVFDDSFSALDLTTDARLRQALWRELPHVTKIVVAQRVSTITDADRIVVLEGGTMVGVGTHEELLETSETYREIVESQLGVDA; translated from the coding sequence GTGCTGGGAAAACTCCTCCTCCGATATCTGTCTCGCTACAAGTGGCTCCTCGTCGCCGTGCTGGTCTTCCAGTTCGCCAGCGCGGCCGCGACCCTCTACCTGCCCCGCCTCAACGCCGACATCATCGACAAGGGCGTCGCCCAGGGCGACACCGCGTACATCTGGCGCACCGGCCTGTTCATGCTGGCCGTGTCGCTCGGCCAGATCGTGGCCTCGGTCATCGCGACCTTCTTCGCCGCCCGCGCCGCGATGGGGGCGGGTCGTGACATCCGTGCCGACGTGTTCGGCAAGGTCAGCGGCTTCTCCGAGCGCGAGGTCTCGCAGTTCGGTGCCGGTTCCCTCATCACCCGCAACACGAACGACGTGCAGCAGGTGCAGATGCTGGCGATGATGGGCGCGACGATGCTCGTCACCGCGCCGCTGCTCGCGATCGGCGGCATCATCTTCGCCGTGCAGACCAACGCCGGGCTGAGCTGGCTGATCGCCGTCTCCGTCCCGGTGCTGCTCCTCCTCGCGGCACTCGTCATCGGCCGCATGGTCCCGCTGTTCCGCAGCTACCAGGGCAAGCTCGACAACGTGAACCGCATCATGCGCGAGCAGCTCACCGGCGTGCGCGTGGTGCGGGCCTTCGTCCGCGAGCGCATCGAGGAAGAGCGCTTCCGCGGCGCGAACACCGACATCATGGTCGTCGGCCGCAAGGTCGGCTCGCTGTTCGTGCTGCTGTTCCCGCTCTTCATGCTCATCCTCAACGTGACCGTGGTCGCCGTCATCTGGTTCGGCGGCATCGAGGTCAACAACGGCACCGTGCAGGTGGGCACGCTGTTCGCCTTCATGCAGTACATCGGTCAGATCATGGGCGGCGTCATCATGGCGAGCTTCATGGCCATGATGATCCCGCGCGCCGCCGTCTCGGCCGAGCGCATCGGCGAGGTTCTGAACACCGAGTCGACGATGACCCGTCCGGCGGACGGCGTCACCGTCTTCCCGACGCCGGGTGCCGTCGCCTTCGACGACGTGTCGTTCACCTACCCCGGTGCCGACGCCCCGGTCCTCACCGGCATCAGCTTCGCCGCGGAGCCGGGCGAGACCGTCGCCGTCGTGGGCTCCACCGGGTCGGGCAAGACCACGCTCGTCTCGCTCATCCCGCGCCTGTTCGACGTGTCCGGCGGCTCCGTGCACGTCGGCGGCACGGACGTGCGGAACGCCGACGTCGAAGCGCTGTGGGACAGCATCGGCCTCGTGCCCCAGCGTCCCTTCCTCTTCACCGGCACCGTGGCCTCCAACCTGCGCTACGGCCGCGAGGACGCGACGGACGAGGAGCTCTGGCACGCTCTCGAGATCGCTCAGGGTCGTGACTTCGTCGAGGAGATGCCGGACGGCCTGAACTCCCGCATCGCCCAGGGCGGAACGAACGTGTCCGGCGGTCAGCGACAGCGCCTCGCGATCGCGCGGGCCATCGTGCACCGGCCGCAGGTACTCGTGTTCGACGACTCCTTCTCCGCACTCGACCTCACGACGGACGCCCGTCTGCGGCAGGCATTGTGGCGGGAGCTTCCGCACGTGACGAAGATCGTGGTCGCGCAGCGCGTCTCCACGATCACCGACGCCGACCGCATCGTGGTGCTCGAGGGCGGCACGATGGTCGGAGTCGGCACCCACGAGGAGCTGCTGGAGACCAGCGAGACCTACCGGGAGATCGTCGAGTCGCAGCTGGGGGTGGACGCATGA